The bacterium region TGTGGAGTAAAATTGAGATGGAAAATTTAGATGACAAAGAGGAAATAGAAATAATTGGAAGAAAAGACGAAGAATATGAAATTCCTAAAGGAAGATATAGATTATTTGAGTGGAGTGTAAAATTAGTTTGTTTAGGAGTAGGAATTTTTATCACAACTTTATTATATAATAAATGTTTGTTTAATCAAAACTGTAATATAATAATTAGTGTGTATTTTGCTTTATTGGGATTGACATTTTTTAGCGCCGCAGGACTACCTGTTGATAAAGTAGTCAATATAAAATGGACATAAAGGAGATTCAATGATAGAATTACTTAAGAATCCTAAGATAAATTTTGTAGGGGTTCGATATTATGCTTACATAGGCTCAACTATATTAGTCGTTATAGGCATTGTTGCCATTATTTTTACAGGAATAGGGAAAGCGAATTTGGGTGTTGATTTTGCGGGAGGTTCTTTGGTCCAGATAAGTTTTCAAAAACCAGTTACCGCAGATAGATTACGACAGGCATTAGTTTCAAATAACTTACCTGAAAGTGAAATACAACAAATGGCAGAATCTAATCGGGTATTAATCAGGACGCGAAAGGCAGAGGTAAAAGGAGAGAAAATAGATGAGCGAATAAGAAAGATATTTAGTCAGGAATTTAAAGGGAATAGATTTGTGATGGAGCGAGTCGAAGAAGTAGGTCCAAAGATAGGTAAAGACCTTAAAACCAAAGCCTTTTGGGCGATATTCTGGGCAATAATCGCTATAACTTTGTATATAGCGTTTAGATTTGAATTTAGATTTGGATTAGCCGCCGCTGTTGCCACCCTACATGATGTTTTAGCGG contains the following coding sequences:
- the secF gene encoding protein translocase subunit SecF, with the protein product MIELLKNPKINFVGVRYYAYIGSTILVVIGIVAIIFTGIGKANLGVDFAGGSLVQISFQKPVTADRLRQALVSNNLPESEIQQMAESNRVLIRTRKAEVKGEKIDERIRKIFSQEFKGNRFVMERVEEVGPKIGKDLKTKAFWAIFWAIIAITLYIAFRFEFRFGLAAAVATLHDVLAVYGLVWITNREITLLTITALLTLAGYSLTDTVVVFDRIRENLKLRRKEAYEVIINSSINEVLSRTIVTSLTVLLVLLALVIYGSQVTFDFCLALLLGVVIGTYSSIYVASPILIEWHHLAMKKIKA